CAATAAAGTGTACGCATCTTTATGCACCAGTGGAATATCAGGATGCGGAAACAATTCGTTTAATTTGTTCTGAATAAAAACAACTTTCTCTTTTTTAGTCATTGGAGCATCAAATATCTGTATAGTAAACTAAAATATAACTGTAAGTATGTTACAAAATGGGCAATTTTGTATTTTTTTTCATCAATTCATAAATTTAACTTTACGTCACATACATTTCTCAATACTATTATGAAGCGCATACTACTCATATCGGCACTGCTGCTGACTATTTATATCCAGTCAGCCAAAGCTGAGATCATCTGGGCTAGTAAGGTGATTTCCTACTCAACCCAACTGGATCTTACTTCCTACAGCGCAAAACAGGTGTTAGGACCTCCGTCACGATTGCCAAGTTTCGGTGATTGCGGTTGCGCATGGTCACCTTCTATGTCGGAAAATTATTTTGAGGAGTACATCAGAGTAGGTTTCGAAAAAAGGATGCGCGTATCACAAATTGTGATAAATGAAAACTTTAACGCAGGTTCAATTAAGGCGATTTATCTCTTCGATCAATATAATATTGCGCACTTGGTTTATGAAAGGAATGCTACTGACAGTAAATGGGTTCTTGGTCGTATTTTCTCCCTAAACATTGCTACTACTGATTTTGCGACCAATGATCTCAAATTGGTTTTAGACACAGAAAGTATTGATGGATACAACCAAATTGATGCAATTGGCATTGCTGAAGCTGCCAGTACCGTGCCTACAGGAACAATTACTACTACCGATAAAATAGTATTTAAAGGCAAATCACAAAACATGGGTGAAGTGATAAATTCCTATGGAAGTGAAATTGCTCCTTTGGTTACTCCTGATGGCAAAACAATGTACTTCACAAGAAAGAATCATGTTGAAAATAAAGGTTCTATAATGAACGACGATATTTGGGTAAGTAACTTTGATGGCACTTCATGGTCAACCGCTTTTAACATCGACGGCCCTCTGAATAATGAAGCGAATAACTATGTGGTCGGCCTATCAGAAAACGGAACTATGCTCACTCTGGCTAATACCTATGAATTTAGTGGTGAATCAAGAATGGGTATTGCCCAAACATGGAAAAATAATTACGGAAGCTGGGTATTTCCTAAAAATCTGATAACCCCGGGTATCATAACGCATAACTTCTTCGCTGAATATTTTATGAATTCCGACAGAGATGTCATGTTATTATCGCTTGAACGTGCTGATGGCTTTGGTTTGAAGGATATTTATGTAAGTTTTAGTGATAATCAGATAGAATGGACAGATCCTGTAAATATTGGACAACATATTAACACGGCATCTAATGAAATGGCGCCGTTTTTGGCTCCGGATGGAAGAACATTGTTTTTCTCCTCCAACGGCTTACCCGGATACGGCGATCAGGATGTTTACGTTTCCGTAAGATTGGATGAAACCTGGAAGAACTGGACCACCCCTGAAAATTTGGGTTCATTCGTTAATACTAAAGGATTTGAAGCCTATTTTTCATTTCCCGACACTGCCGATTACGCCTATTTCTCATCAACAGGCAGCGATATGTTAAATGCTGATATTTTAAGAATACCACTCAAAGAAGTGGTTGAAGCAGAGGATTCGCTTATGGCTGATTTAGTAATTGACAATGTTACCATTACTGATGAGGAAATTATACTTTTTGAGGAGGAAATAATCGTTCCGGAGAAGGAAGAACTTAACGTAAATCTAAGCAATGAAATTTTATTGTTTGGAACTGTATATGACATAACTACTAATATTCCAATTAATGCCGATCTAACCTTTATTTTAACTGATTATGAAAAAGAAGCAGTTGTATTATCAACTCTTAACAATAATTACAGATTGAAGGTAACCGATAGCGTCAATTATAAAGTTACAGTCATCAGAGAGGGTTATTTGCCATTGGAAACAACTATCAATATTGAAGATTTCAGAACTCAAAAAGTTAAACGTGTTGATTTCAGGATCACTCCACTTCGAAAGGGCGAGAAGATCATCTTGGATAACGTGTATTTTGATGCAAATAAATCGGTGATCAAGTTCGAATCCTATGAGGAAATGAACAGATTATACGATTTCCTCAAGGCAAACCCTGGAAGTAAAATTGAAATTGGCGGACATACCAATGGTCTTTGTACTGAAACATATTGTGAAAAACTCAGTCTCAATAGAGCTAATGCAGTGCGCGAATATCTTATATCCAAAGGCATTGATGGAAACAGAATCACTACTTTTGGTTATGGTTCCAAAGAACCGATCGACACCAATGATACTCCGGAAGGTAGAAAAAGAAATCAAAGAGTAGAGATCACTTTCAAATAAAATCGCTACATTAGGACGATGAAGGGATTTTGGGTGTTGCTTGTAGTTACTTTTATTGCTTTTAATGCAGGATTTGCACAGGAAATAGTATGGGCCGATTCTGTGATCTCCTTCTCTTCTCAAAAAAGTGAAAAGGCGTTTTCTGCTGATCAGGCACTTGGCCGTCCAAGTAAATTTCCAAATCCCGGCCATACAACCTGTGCCTGGTCACCCGAATATTCAGACCTGAGAAGCTATGAATTTATTGAGGTCTCCTTCCCTTTAGCAATGGTAGCAAAACAAATAGCTGTTATTGAAAATAGCAATTCCGGGCATATACAAAGTATTTATACTTACGATGAAAAGCACAAGGAACAATTAGTTTATAAAAAATCCGGAGAAGTTACTATTGGTGGAGGAAGATTATTTGTACTTGCCCTCAAAGATAATAATGCACTGATAAAAGGTGTAAAATTGTTGATGGATAAACCGGAAACCTTAAATACTTATCAGATAGATGCAATTGGAATTACAACTGCAACCACCGGTTTAAAAATTGAACTTCATGAATTAAAAGACAGTCTGAACTATAAAGCCGAATCGTTAGGACCCGCAATTAATTCAGGTTTTGATGAAGTTTACCCGATAATTGCACCTGATGGTAAAACATTATACTTCGACAGGAAACTACACCCCGAAAATATTGGAGATAAAAAAAATGACGATATCTGGGTTTCTGTAAATAATGGTGGTGTATGGGCTCCAGCTGTCAATATTGGCCCTCCACTCAATAATGTCAACCATAATTTTTTATGTTCTATTTCTCCTGACGGAAATACTGCGCTTGTTGGCAGCGATTATGCAAATCCTTTAGCCGAGGATCCAGGTGTTTCTTTGACTTTTAAAACAAAAGCAGGTTGGTCAACACCTGTGGGAATCAAAGTAAATGGGTTTAAAAATCTTAATCAATATAATGAGTTCACCCTTGCAGCCGATGGTACAACTTTGATAATGTCATCAGAAACCAATGATGGATATGGTTTGCTTGATCTTTATGTGAGTTTTCTCCTACCAAATGGCAGTTTTTCTAAACCAGTTAATTTAGGAAATGACCTTAATACAGCAGGTAATGAAATGACACCATTCCTCGCTGCCGATGGAAAAACATTGTTTTTTTCATCAACTGGTTTTCCCGGTTATGGATTTCAGGATATTTACATGAGTCGTCGACTAGATAACAGTTGGACAAATTGGAGCCAACCTCTTAATTTAGGCAAAAATGTAAACACCCCTGAGTGGGAAGCGTATTATACCATGGATGCGCAGGGGGAGTATGCGTATTTTTCCACAGGGAATACCGGTGGTTCAAATCTGGATATATTCAGAATAAAGCTTCCGCCAACAGCTAAACCCGATAATATTTTATGGTTGAAGGGAATAGTGAGCGACAGAATTACCGGGTCTACAATTGCAGCAAAGATCTTATATACCGGAATGAGCGACAGCACCGCGAGAGGTAGCTCAAACACCTCCGCAACCGATGGATATGCAGTTATTTTGCCTCAATCAGACAGCTACCATATTACTATCAGCGCCGATGGATATTATTTAGCTGACACTTCACTTGTTATAACTGCTCTTTCAGATTTTAGTGAGATAATTCAAAATTTTACTCTCATCCCCAAACAAGCCGGCATTATCATTGAAATGCGCAATATTTTGTTTGGAATCAACAGCACTGTGCTTGAGGATACTTCCTTTGTTGAATTGAACAAGGTTGTAAGGTTCTTAAACCAAAATCCCGGAGTAGAAATTGAAATCAGAGGTCATACAAATAGTTTATGTGATGACAATTATTGCCTGACCCTATCTTCAAAAAGGGCCAAATCGGTTATGGATTACTTTATTTCGAAGGGAATTTCAGCAGATAGATTAACATATAAAGGTTTGGGTAAATCTATGCCAATTGCTGACAATAAAACACCAGCAGGAAGACAAATAAACCAAAGGGTGGAGTTTATGATAACAAAAACGGAATAGAGGTGAAATATTAAGAAATTCACCATTTACTTATCATAAGTACTTGACAGTGTGTGTGTTATTCCTCCACTGCAATTTTATTACTGTGATCTTTAATATAAGTTTCCACATCCCACATCCATCCAAATTTATCTTTGGTAATTCCCTTTCTGATTTCCCACATTTCCTGTTTAAGCCAATTTGATATTTTACGACCCTCAACCGGTGGTAATTCGTAGGCTACATCTTTATAACCAATTACGCCAATCGGAGCTACTGTGGCAGCGGTTCCGGTACCAAATGCATCGAGAAGACGACCCGCTCTTTGGGCGTTTAATAATTCTTCAATGGTTACATCTCTAATTTCAATTTTATAACCGGCATCTTTCAATAATGTGATACAAGAATCGCGTGTTACACCTTTTAAAATGGTTCCTTCGTCTGTAGGAATGGTAATTACAGTATCGTCAATTTGAATGAATACATTCATAGTGCCAATTTCCTGAAGTCGATTATGTGTAACACCATCTATCCATAACATCTGATCGTAACCCTTGTCTCGAATTTCTTTTAAAGGCATCATGGTTGCTGCGTAATTACCTGCAGCTTTAACACCTCCTGTTCCACCAGGAAATGCTCTTACATATTCTTCCTGCATATAAACACGAACCGGTTTTTGATAATATTTTGATACAGGACAACAAAATACTACAAATTTGAAGGTATCTGAAGGTTTTATCCCAACAAAATCATCGGTGGCAAAAATAAAGGGACGTATATACATGCTCCCGTCGTCAGTATCAGGGATCCAATTTTGTTCGATATCAACCAGGTTAAAGATCGCTTTCATAAATAATTCCTCCGGAACTTCCGGAATTGCCATCCTTACACAAGATTCGTTGATCCTGTTCCAATTCATGTCAGGTCTGAAAACTCCTGCTTTTCCCTCCTGATTTTTAAATGCTTTCATCCCTTCAAAAATCGCTTGACCGTAGTGTAATGCAGAGGTTGCGGGATGAAGATGCAAACTTGAAATTGGCTTTATTATACAATTTTGCCACATTCCATCTATATAATCAGCCACAAACATGTGATCGGTAAATACTTTACCAAATTGCAGATTTTCAAAATCTACAGAATTAATATGCGAAACTGACGACAGTTGAATATCAATTTCAAAGGATGGATTTACAGCAACTTTCATATGTTGAAAAACTTGGTTTTTTTACAAAAAAAGGTTTGATAAATTTACAATAATTTCCTAATGCCAAAAGATGATAGATAAAATCGAATTTCCAGCAGCAATAGTGGACGAAAAGGTATACCTGATCCCCTCTTCTGCAAAACTAACAATATCGCCAATTAATGCCAATCTAAATCCAATAAATCTGTCAAATAATAATGGCACTATCATCATTTATTCTGCTGAAAACAGCGGTGATATTGATCCACAGGGCTTGGAGTCCATTAATAAACTACTTGTGGCCGTGAAGTTGAACCCGGAAGAAACAGTTTTTATCAAATACGACCCTAAACAACCGGTTAACTTTAATACACTATCTAGAAACTTAACCATTTCCAAGTTAATATGTTTTGGAATTAAAGCGGAAAATATAGGATTACACATTGAATATAGAAATCATATCTATTTGAAATTCAATAATATAGATATCATTATATGTGATAATATTGAAGGTATGGAAAAACCTAAACGAGCATTGTTATGGAGTCAGTTAAAATTAATGTATAATATTTAAATATGGAATTAATTTTTGCTACAGGAAATAAAAATAAGATAAAGGAAGTTATACAACTTGTGCCCAAATCAATAAAAATCAAAAGTCTGGAGGATATTGGCTGTTATGAGGAAATTCCCGAAACCCATTTTACCATTGAAGCAAATTCCAGGGAAAAAGCGGAGTACATCTTCGAAAAATATGGCTGTAACTGTTTTTCCGAAGATTCAGGTTTAGAAGTATTTGCTTTAAATGGGGAACCTGGTGTTTTTTCTGCTCATTATTCTGGAAGCAGAGATGCTGAAGAAAACATTAACCTTCTCCTGCTCAATTTAAGAAATATGAATGATAGAAGTGCCCAATTCAAAACCGTATTTACCTTGGTAATTGAAAATAACTACAACCAATTCACAGGAATTGTGACTGGCAAAATCTCACTTTTACCTATAGGAACAAATGGTTTTGGATATGACCCCGTTTTCGTACCGGATGGCGCTGCTATTACGTTTGCACAAATGACCTCCGAAGAAAAAACGAGCATAAGTCACAGAGCAAAAGCATTTAAGTTGTTGACAGATTACCTGAATTGCAATTTTTGAATTACAAAATAAATATTTAACTTACCCCGCAAAAGAAAAAGTTTAAGCCACTTATTTAATTCTAATCGGATTATGAGACAAATCAATCTACCCGCTACCTACACCGATGAACATCTGATACGAGAGTCAGCCAAGGGAAATAGGGTTTTCCAAAAAATGCTTTACGATCGTTTTGCCTCTAAAATGTTTGGAGTTTGTTTGCGATACGCTCCCGACTACCAAATTGCTGAAGATATATTACAGGAAGGTTTTGTTAAAGCGTTTAAAAATCTGGACAGATTTCGTTTTGAGGGTAGTTTTGAAGGGTGGCTTAGAAAAATCATGGTGAACACCGCCATAGAAATGCATAGAAGGAAAAATTTATTATATCCTATTGTTGATGTGGAAAATACCGAGGTTGAATTCGTTGACGAAAGCGTTCTAAGTAAGCTGGCAGTAGACGATTTGATGAATATGATAGCAGCTCTTTCACCAGGTTATAAGACTGTTTTCAGCCTCTACGCCATAGAAGGATTTTCACATAAAGAAATTGCGGAGCAACTAAACATCAGTGAAGGTACATCTAAGAGTCAATTGGCACGTGCTCGATACATTTTAATGGAAATGGTTGAACAACGCACTGGCCTGAAACGCAAAGCAAGTGGACAATAAACATCATATTGACCAATTATTTAGCGGAGTATTTGAAAATTATGAGTTGAAGCCATCATCCGATGTTTGGAACCGCATCGAAAATGAGCTTGAAAACACACAAAAAACTCCGGTAAACATACCCTACTCAAGGTATGCAGCTTTGCTATTTATTTTTGTCAGCCTTTGTTTTATTGCTATTCCCGTAAATAAAAAGAACTCTCTTGCTCAAATCAGGAATTATAGTGAAACCCCTGTATCTCAGGAATTTATCGCAGCTGAAGCTATTTCACCGATATTAACGATCAATTCATCAGAAGGCATTGGTAATACTAATAAGATCGCTCAGGTGAATTCACGACCTGTTTCAGAGGAAAATACTAATACTATAAATACCATAATTGCCTCCAATATCAAATCGCACGTGCAAACCAACGATTTTATTTATGCACCGGCGTTTATGGATGATGAAGAGGAACTTACCGCCGAAAATATTGATATTATAGATCGGATCTATAATTCCGATGTTTCCATACCATTATTTTCCTACGATTATATTGAAAATGAGGGTGACGAGGAATATGTTGCTTTTCAATCAAAATCTGTATTCAGTAACCTTAAAGATTTTGATATGCGGGGAATGTATATTGGGGTAAGCGGAAGTTATAATCAAACATCTATTTTAGAATATGGCAATATTTTTAAGGAAGAAAGACCAATTCAACCATCGTTAAAATTCGGAACTTCTAAAGGATTTGTTTTAGGATATAATTTCTCTAATAAATTCGGCATTCAGGCGGAATATATTTATAACTCCATTCAAGGGCAAAATTATGTAATGTCGGAAGA
The genomic region above belongs to Bacteroidota bacterium and contains:
- a CDS encoding outer membrane beta-barrel protein, producing the protein MDNKHHIDQLFSGVFENYELKPSSDVWNRIENELENTQKTPVNIPYSRYAALLFIFVSLCFIAIPVNKKNSLAQIRNYSETPVSQEFIAAEAISPILTINSSEGIGNTNKIAQVNSRPVSEENTNTINTIIASNIKSHVQTNDFIYAPAFMDDEEELTAENIDIIDRIYNSDVSIPLFSYDYIENEGDEEYVAFQSKSVFSNLKDFDMRGMYIGVSGSYNQTSILEYGNIFKEERPIQPSLKFGTSKGFVLGYNFSNKFGIQAEYIYNSIQGQNYVMSEEGEIVQKSLSLSYDLIPVTAKIKVGRISDLTNLPVILNYSVGAQYGMLRSYRLPQDKRYETSDNVFKDDEVSLVLGLDYDIYIQDNLYLSAGARGTISNDISLHDEPLTDNAKRNFVFGLRGSLNYVFR
- a CDS encoding RNA polymerase sigma factor, with translation MRQINLPATYTDEHLIRESAKGNRVFQKMLYDRFASKMFGVCLRYAPDYQIAEDILQEGFVKAFKNLDRFRFEGSFEGWLRKIMVNTAIEMHRRKNLLYPIVDVENTEVEFVDESVLSKLAVDDLMNMIAALSPGYKTVFSLYAIEGFSHKEIAEQLNISEGTSKSQLARARYILMEMVEQRTGLKRKASGQ
- the rdgB gene encoding RdgB/HAM1 family non-canonical purine NTP pyrophosphatase, with protein sequence MELIFATGNKNKIKEVIQLVPKSIKIKSLEDIGCYEEIPETHFTIEANSREKAEYIFEKYGCNCFSEDSGLEVFALNGEPGVFSAHYSGSRDAEENINLLLLNLRNMNDRSAQFKTVFTLVIENNYNQFTGIVTGKISLLPIGTNGFGYDPVFVPDGAAITFAQMTSEEKTSISHRAKAFKLLTDYLNCNF
- a CDS encoding PD40 domain-containing protein; the protein is MKGFWVLLVVTFIAFNAGFAQEIVWADSVISFSSQKSEKAFSADQALGRPSKFPNPGHTTCAWSPEYSDLRSYEFIEVSFPLAMVAKQIAVIENSNSGHIQSIYTYDEKHKEQLVYKKSGEVTIGGGRLFVLALKDNNALIKGVKLLMDKPETLNTYQIDAIGITTATTGLKIELHELKDSLNYKAESLGPAINSGFDEVYPIIAPDGKTLYFDRKLHPENIGDKKNDDIWVSVNNGGVWAPAVNIGPPLNNVNHNFLCSISPDGNTALVGSDYANPLAEDPGVSLTFKTKAGWSTPVGIKVNGFKNLNQYNEFTLAADGTTLIMSSETNDGYGLLDLYVSFLLPNGSFSKPVNLGNDLNTAGNEMTPFLAADGKTLFFSSTGFPGYGFQDIYMSRRLDNSWTNWSQPLNLGKNVNTPEWEAYYTMDAQGEYAYFSTGNTGGSNLDIFRIKLPPTAKPDNILWLKGIVSDRITGSTIAAKILYTGMSDSTARGSSNTSATDGYAVILPQSDSYHITISADGYYLADTSLVITALSDFSEIIQNFTLIPKQAGIIIEMRNILFGINSTVLEDTSFVELNKVVRFLNQNPGVEIEIRGHTNSLCDDNYCLTLSSKRAKSVMDYFISKGISADRLTYKGLGKSMPIADNKTPAGRQINQRVEFMITKTE
- a CDS encoding OmpA family protein yields the protein MKRILLISALLLTIYIQSAKAEIIWASKVISYSTQLDLTSYSAKQVLGPPSRLPSFGDCGCAWSPSMSENYFEEYIRVGFEKRMRVSQIVINENFNAGSIKAIYLFDQYNIAHLVYERNATDSKWVLGRIFSLNIATTDFATNDLKLVLDTESIDGYNQIDAIGIAEAASTVPTGTITTTDKIVFKGKSQNMGEVINSYGSEIAPLVTPDGKTMYFTRKNHVENKGSIMNDDIWVSNFDGTSWSTAFNIDGPLNNEANNYVVGLSENGTMLTLANTYEFSGESRMGIAQTWKNNYGSWVFPKNLITPGIITHNFFAEYFMNSDRDVMLLSLERADGFGLKDIYVSFSDNQIEWTDPVNIGQHINTASNEMAPFLAPDGRTLFFSSNGLPGYGDQDVYVSVRLDETWKNWTTPENLGSFVNTKGFEAYFSFPDTADYAYFSSTGSDMLNADILRIPLKEVVEAEDSLMADLVIDNVTITDEEIILFEEEIIVPEKEELNVNLSNEILLFGTVYDITTNIPINADLTFILTDYEKEAVVLSTLNNNYRLKVTDSVNYKVTVIREGYLPLETTINIEDFRTQKVKRVDFRITPLRKGEKIILDNVYFDANKSVIKFESYEEMNRLYDFLKANPGSKIEIGGHTNGLCTETYCEKLSLNRANAVREYLISKGIDGNRITTFGYGSKEPIDTNDTPEGRKRNQRVEITFK
- a CDS encoding branched-chain amino acid aminotransferase yields the protein MKVAVNPSFEIDIQLSSVSHINSVDFENLQFGKVFTDHMFVADYIDGMWQNCIIKPISSLHLHPATSALHYGQAIFEGMKAFKNQEGKAGVFRPDMNWNRINESCVRMAIPEVPEELFMKAIFNLVDIEQNWIPDTDDGSMYIRPFIFATDDFVGIKPSDTFKFVVFCCPVSKYYQKPVRVYMQEEYVRAFPGGTGGVKAAGNYAATMMPLKEIRDKGYDQMLWIDGVTHNRLQEIGTMNVFIQIDDTVITIPTDEGTILKGVTRDSCITLLKDAGYKIEIRDVTIEELLNAQRAGRLLDAFGTGTAATVAPIGVIGYKDVAYELPPVEGRKISNWLKQEMWEIRKGITKDKFGWMWDVETYIKDHSNKIAVEE